The genomic segment GGTGTGCTGGCTGTGGACATGGTATTTTATTAGGTAGTATCGTTAGAGCACTGGAAGAAAGTGGTTTATCAAGAGAAAATACAGTAGTAGTAACAGGTATAGGCTGTTGGGGTAAAGCTGATGATTACTTAACAACCCATGCTTTTCATGGAACGCATGGTAGAGCAATTGGAGTTGCTACTGGAGTTAAATTTGCTAATCCTGATTTAAATGTAATTGCATTAGTAGGAGATGGTGATGGAGTAACAATTGGTGGTAACCATCTAATTCATGCAGCAAGAAGAAATACAGATATTACTGTTATTATGTCTAATAATCTCAATTATGGTATGACAGGAGGACAGTATTCAGGTTCTACACCTAATGAAGCAATTACGTCTACTTCTCCTTATGGTCATGTGGAAGACCAATTTGATATTTCAGAATTAGTTAAAGAGAGTGGTGCCGGTTATGTAGCTAAAGAGACTGTAGCTAAACCCCTAAAACTTCAGAAATATATCAGTAAGGCATTACAGAAAGATGCTGGTTTTCGTTTTGTAGAAGCATTGAGCGTCTGTCCTACCCACTTTGGTAAGAATAATAAATTGGGAGGAGCAGTAGAAATGATTAATCATTTAGATTCAAATACTGTAAAATTAAAAGCTGCTCAGGAAATGAATTCGGAAGAATTAGAAGATAAATATGTGATAGGAGAATATGCAGACCGTGATGTTGATGGTTACATTAAACGTTATCAAGAAGTCCAGAAAAATGCTGCTAATGCTTAACTTGAGAAGGAGGTAGGGTATTATGAGTAAGGAACAATGTGAAATTATTTTAAGTGGTGTAGGTGGCCAGGGTTTGATTTCAAGTGGGGCCATCTTGGGTGAAGCAGCTAGTGTTTATGAAGATAAATTTACTACTATGACCAAGACTTATGGTGTTTCTGCTCGGGGTGGCTTTTCTAAATCTGATGTATTGATTAGTGATGAATTTGTATCTTACTTTAAAGCTTTAAATCCAGATGTAATTTTAATACTTGACAATAAAGCATATCCTGAAGTTAAGGATAAGATAAGTGAAGAGACACTAGTAATTATTAATTCTAATGAGGTAGATAATTATAATCCAGATTTAGGAAATGTATATTCGTTTCCATTATCAGAAATGGCTTTTGAAATTGGATCTTTATTAACCTTAAATATTATTGCTTTAGGCTTTATTGCTGGAAAGACTAATATTATTAGTAAAGAAGCGCTAAAGAAAGTTGTTAAAAAGAAGTATCCGGCTGAAAAGGCCGTTGAATTAAATATGAAGGCTATAGAAAAGGGATTTAGCTTAGTATAGATTTTTAGAGATAGTAAGTGTTTAACAAACTAAATAACAAGGGGGGGATTTAAGTGGTTAATGAGATTGCTTTAACAGTAAATGGTACAAAATATGAGTTGGCTGTAAAAGGTCACCAGACTCTTGCTGACGTTCTAAGAGATGAGCTAGGATTAATCGGAACTAAGGTTGGATGCGGCGAGGGAGAATGCGGAGCCTGCACAGTTATGGTAGATGGTAGAACCGTGACCTCCTGTTTAATGCTTGCTGCGCAGGCTGATGGATGTGAAATAATAACTATTGAAGGATTAGCTGAAGATGCTGAAGGCGAGTTACATCCAGTACAAGAGGCTTTTGTAGAAGCAGGAGCTATTCAGTGTGGTTTCTGTACTCCAGGATTTGTAATGTCAACAGTAGCCTTATTGGAAGAATATCCTGATCCAACAGAAGAACAAATTAGGGAAGGTTTAGCTGGTAATTTGTGTAGATGCACTGGATACCAGCAGATATTCGATGCAGTAGAGTTAGCTAAAGAAAAAAGGGAGGTGTAACTAATGAGAGAAATTAGTGATGAATTAAAAGAATATAGAGAAGATTATGAAAAAGTAGGGAAAGATAGGCCTCTTGTTGATGCTAAAGACAAGGTTACAGGAAAGGCTAGATATGTAAGTGATGTAGAATTACCGGGGATGCTAACAGCTAAAGCCTTAAGAAGTCCTTATCCTCATGCTAAAGTATTGAATATTGATAAGAGTAAGGCAGAAAAAGTACCGGGGGTTAAGAGTATTTTAACTCCTGAAGATGTAGAACAGCAGAAGTGGGGGCCAATAACTCAAGACAGGAATCTTTTATCTAGGAAGGCTCGGTTTACTGGTGATGAAATTGGATTAGTTGTTGCAGTTGACGAAGCAGCGTGTGATGAAGCTTTAAGTAAAATCAAAGTTGATTATGAACAACTTCCTCCAGTTTTAGATATGCTTGAAGCAATGGATGAAGATGCACCAACAATCCATGAAGAATTTCCTAATAATGTAAACCACCATGTAGAAGTAGAGAGAGTTTCTGAAGAAGAGATGGAACGAATCTTTGATGAAGCTTATTTAGTCTGTGAAGATGAATTTGTTACTAATAGAGTACATCAAAGTTATATGGAACCCAATGGAGTAGTTGCTGAGCAAGATGAAAATGGTTATTTAACAATGTATGCTGGTGCGCAATCTCCTACCTGGTGTCGACGAGACTATGCTGAATCACTTAAAATGCCGGTAGATAAAACTAAAGTTGTCCAGACGTTATATGGTGGAGGTTTTGGTGCGAAGATAGAACCGCAATTTCCTCCTTTGGGAGCATTAGGTGCTAAGTATGTAGGGCAACCAGTGAAGTTATTATTAAATAGAAAAGAAGATTTTGAAAGTGCTTTACCAAGGGTTCCGATGACCATTAGACTTAAGACTGCCTGGAGTAAAGAAGGAGAATTGCTAGCCAAAGATGTATATGTAATAGCTGATCAGGGTGCATATGCAGATTATGGATTAGCAATTGCTAAGACTGCAATGAAAAGGATTGATACTCTATATCAGCTTGAGAATGTAAGAGCAGTGAGTGATGTGGTATATACTAATAAGGTTCCTACAGGCTGTTTTAGAGGTTTTGGAAATTCTCAGTCACATATAGCTTTAGAAAATCAAGTTGATGAAGCAGCTGAAAAGCTTGGTATTGCTCCTGATGAACTTAGATTAAAGAATTGTGCTAGACCAGGTTATGATAACCCACATGGTTGGGAAGTAAATAGTTGTGAAGTAGATCAATGTATTGAAGAAGCAACACAGCAGTCTAATTTTAAGGAAAAAAGAGATGAATATAAAGGTGCTCAAAAAGACAATGCAAAGATTAAACGTGGCATTGGATTATCAGCTTCGATGCATGTTTCAGGTAATAGGAGCTTTTTAAAAGCCTTTGATGGGGCATCAGCTTTATTAAGAATGAATGAAGACGGAAGATTGTATATTTATTCCAATGAACCAGATATGGGACAAGGAATCCGGACAGTTACTACTGTTTGTGCAGCTGAAGTGTTAGATATGCCGATAGAAGATATTAGAGTACCCGAAGTGGATACTGATGTAGTTCCTTTTGGAACTGGTTGTTGGGCTAGTAGAGGTACTTATCTTGCAAGTTCAGCGGTAAAAGAAGCAGCACTTAAATTAAAAAGGAAATTGCTTGCAAAAGCTGGAGAAATGATGAATATATCAGCGGAACAGTTAAAAGTAAAAGACGGAACAGTAGTCTGGAAAAGGGATGAAAATAGAAAACGTACTTTCAAAGAAATTGCCTGGCAGTATGTATGTGAAAATTCTGGAGAAATGTTGATGGCTCAGGGTTCATTTATGCCTGATGTTGAGTATCCTGATGAAGACGGTTATGGTAATGTGTCTGGTGGCTATGCTTATGCATGTAATGTTGCAGAAGTAGAGATAAATACTGAGACTGGTGAAATAAATGTTACAGATATTTGGGCTGCTTATGATGTTGGCCAACCAATTAATCCTATGGCCGTCAAAGGACAGATCTGTGGTGGTGTTGGCATGGGCTTTGGTTGGGCTATATTAGAAGATATGAAGTATGATGAAGATGGTGTATTGATGAATCCTAACTTCCTTGATTATCAAATTCCTACTACTAAAGATATTCCCAATATCCATCCTATAATAGCGGATAGTTATGAATGGACTTCAGGATATGGTGCTAAATCTATTGGAGAGAATGCATTAAATCCAGTTGCACCTGCTATAAGTAATGCTATTTATAATGCTATTGGTGTAAGGTTTAAAGAAGTCCCTATAACTTCCGAAAAAGTTCTCGAAAAATTGCAAGAAGAAGATGCTGCTGTGGAAAAGGAGGGTAATCAATAATGAGGTCATTTGATTACTATAGGGCTGATACGGTTGATGAAGCAATAAGTTTATTACAAAAGTTTAATGGTGAAGCTGTTTTATTAGCTGGAGGAACAGATGTTATAGTAGAAGCGAAAGAAGAGGGTGTCGAGTTTGAACGAGTTGTTGATATTAGTAGGACCGATGAATTAAGAGGAATTTCGTTAGAGGGAGATAAAATTCATATTGGAGCAGCAACTAAGTTCTATGAAATTGTTGATTCTGAAATAGTGAGAGAAAATGCAGGAGTTTTAGCTCGGGCTGCTAATAAAGTAGGATCAGTGCAGACGAGAAATATGGGAACAATAGGTGGAAATGTAGGAAATGCGGCTCCATCAGCAGACTCCCTACCTTCTTTATTAATATTAGATGCTCAAGTAGTAGTAGCTGATCCAGAAGGAGAAAAATGTGTGCCAGTAAATGAAATCTTTGAAGGGCCAGGAGAAACAGTATTGAATTCACTACAGATGATTAAAGAAATTATAATTCCCTGTGTACCTGAAAATACGGGAATGAAATATATAAAACATATGCGTAGAAAAGCAATGGATGTTGCAACGGTAGGATGTGCAGTTAGAGTTGGTATTAATCCGCAGAGTAAAAAGATGACAGATGTTTATATTGCTTTAGGATCTGTAGCTCCAACACCGATCTTAGTTGAAGGAATAACAGATAAAGCTCAAGGAAAGAAGCTTGATCAAGATTTAGCTCAAGAAATTGGAGAATTTGCTATGAATCAAGTTTCTCCGATTACTGATGTAAGAAGTACTAAAGAATATAGGAATGAAATGGTTAAAACGTTAGTGAAAAATGCTTTAATGGAAGCTTATGATAATGTAATTTAGCTAAAATAATTGGAGTATCAAGATTAAACTTATTTTTCTATGATACTTCAATTTTAAATAACTAAAAAAGGAGTGGAGATAAACAATGAAACCAGATTTAAGTACAGAAGTATGTGGAGTTGAATTCAAAAATCCAATTGTAGTAGCATCGGCAACACCGACTCACGATGCTGAAGCTATGCGTAAGTGTGTAGAGGCAGGAGCAGGTGGCTTAGTAGCGAAGACTTTCAGTCCTGAACCATTAACTAAGGAGTATGTATCGCCGCGTTTTACAGTGCTGCATAAAGAAGGATGGCCAGATGTATACTCTAATTATTCCTGTGAATTTTTAGCTACTTTTGCAACAGATGAGTGGATGAAGCAGATGGAAGAAGCGGCTGAATATTGTCATGAGCATGATGTACGGTTAATCGGTAGTATTTCTGGTACTACAATGGAGAGTTGGCAAGACTTAGCTCAGAGGATAGAAGCAACCGGTATAGATATGTTGGAGTTAAACTTCGGCTGTCCTCATCCTCGTGATTTAGACTATAAGAGTGGACAGGTACTTGGTAGTTCTCCTGAAGCAGCAGCAGAGGTAACTGAAGCAGTAGTTGAGGTAGTAGATATTCCAGTATTTATTAAAGTGACTCCTGAAGCAGTTAGTCCGGTAGAAGTAACTAAGCGGGTAACAGAAGCAGGAGCTGCTGGAGTAACAGCAATCAATAGATATCCAGCTTTAGATATTGATATTGAGGATGGGCGTCCTCTTTTACACTCAACTTATGCTGGTGTAGGCGGCCCTTGGATGAGACCGATTACTCTCAAATGGTTATCGAAGATTTCTAAAGAAGTTGGAGCTCCTATTTCTGCAACTAATGGTATTAGCACTTGGAAAGATATTGTAAAGTGTATTATGGTTGGAGCTTCTACTGTACAGACCTGTACTGCCTTAATGTATGGTCAGAATCAGTATGGAAAAATTGAAGACTTCATTGAAGGATTAGAAGATTATATGGAAGATAAGGGTTATGATTCTCTAGATGAGCTAAGGGGTATTACTCTACCACAGATCAAGACGTGGGATGAGGTTGATCGTGAAAGTAAAGCGACTCCAGAGGTTATTCCTGAAGAGTGTATAGGCTGCGGCATGTGTCTCAATTGGTGTTTCTATGATGCTATTTCGCTGTATGAAGAAGATGGTGAGACTAAGGCTAAAGTTGATCCTGATAAGTGTGACCATTGCGGTTTATGTGTGTCACTTTGTCCAAAGGAAGCGCTTAATATGGAGTATGAAGATAAAGATGAAAAGGTATATCTCGGTGACTTTGAATAATTAAATTTATTCATTTAAAAGGAGGATACTAAAGATGGGAAAACAAGAGATTGAGATTACAGATCCAGTATGCATCAATGAATGGCGTCTAGTAAAAGGGGCAGAAGATCAAGGAATTATGGAGAAAATATTAAGTTATGATTCCGAAACCGGAAACTATACAAGATTATTGAAGTTCCCTCCGGGTACGCGAACTGACGAAGTTCTAAAGCATGACTTCTGTGAAGAAATCTATGTGTTAGAAGGATATCTAACCGATGTAAATAAGGAACTTACTATGAAAGCAGGAGACTACGGCTGTCGTCCGGTAGGGATGCCGCATGGTCCTTACGATATTCCCAATGGCTGTATGACTTTAGAGATGAGATACCAGGATCCGAATAAAGAGATTGATGAAGACTGTTCATTAATGAAGATGGATTTTGAAAGATAATTACTTAAATATATTCCCGGGTTACTCTATTAAGGAGCGCCCGGGAAAACAGTCTACTTTTGGAGGTGAGAGAATTGAAAGTAGCTTCTTTACAGTTGAATATTTCTGATGACATGACTAAGCAAGATCGAATTCAATATACTTTAAATCAGATGGAGCAAGCTAGTGATGCAGATTTGATATTACTACCGGAGGTTTGGAATATCGGCTATTTTTCTTTCAATCAATATGGAGAACAGAGCGAGACATTAAATGGGCCTTCGATTAGTGCTGTTGCTGAAAAGGCTGACGAATTAAATTCATATGTGTTTGCCGGGAGTATTGTTGAACGGCTAGAAGGTGAACTCTATAATACTAGTGTTATGTTAGATAATGACGGTGAAATTTTAGATACTTATCGAAAAATACATTTGTTTGGCTATGGTTCAGCTGAGACAGAAATATTAACCCCCGGTGAAGAGATAGTTGTTATTGAAACAGAGATCGGAAACTTGGGTTTTTCTACCTGTTATGACTTAAGATTTCCAGAATTATTTCGCAAAATGATGAAGAAAGGAGCAGAGATATTTTTAGTTACTTCCGGCTGGCCTTTCCCAAGGTTGACTAATTGGACAGCACTAAATCAGGCTCGAGCTGCAGAAAATATCTGTTATCTGGTGTCGTGTAATTGTGCCGGAGAAAATCAGGGGACTCAATTTTTAGGACACAGTATGATAGTAGATCCATGGGGGACTCCGATTGCTAGCAGTGACCATCAAGAGCGGATAGTTAGAGCTGAAATCGATGTTTCTAAAGTAAAAGAAATCAGACAGGAGTTTCCACCATTGAAGGATAGAGTTTTAGAAGTTTAGCTAATATTGAATGGAGGGATTTTAGTGGCATATCTAGAGTTTAGAATTAATGGTAATCCTAATGAGATTTTACAGTTTGAAGTAGAGAAGATGATCAATGCTGGTTATACTGGAAGAAATCAGGAAGAAGTGCAGAAGCATGTTGAGGAGTTGAAAGCTAAAGGAATACCTGCTCCAGAGGAGGTACCAACTTATTTCCCTGTCTTTAACGATGGTATAGTACAGGATGAAGTTCTCGATGCTCTTGATGAAACTGATCACTCTGGAGAAGCGGAGTATGTGTTATTGTGTACCGCGGATGAGATCTATGTAGCAGCAGGCAGCGATCATACTGACCGGAAATTAGAAGAAGAGAGTATTCCTAAGGCTAAACAGATCTATCCCAATACTATCTCTCGGGATGTCTGGAAACTTTCTGAGGTAGAAGATCACTGGGATGAAATTATGATGCGCAGTTGGGTAGAAGATGATGGAGAAAAGATACTATTCCAGGAGGCTCCTCTATCAGCTCTACTTCCTCCTAATGAGCTATTAGAGAGGATTAAAGAGATTATCGAAGTAGAGAGTATGGAGGGAGTAGTCATCTATTCAGGCACTGTTGGAGCAGAAGTAGATGTCGATTATAGTCCGATATTTGAAATGGAATTAGAAGATCCTAAAAAGGATCGCAAGCTGGAGTCTAAGTACCGGATGAAGCCGATGGCTGATTGGTATAAGAAAGAGATAAAGTAGATCTAGTAAAGTCAGAATTTTTTGCAGAAAGGGGGTGGTAGTGATAAGATTGGTTTATTAGAGTAAAGATGATAAGTGTCAGTTAAAAATAGGTAAATTTCAGTTGATCAGTCGTTTCTTACTGCAACAATATCTTTAAATTAAAAAAGGGGGAAGTAGAGTATGTTTTTTGAATCTGGATTTGACCTCAAAAAAGGAATTAATGAATTTGGTGAGAAAGCTAATCTTACCAATATCAGTACTGGGCTAATTGGAGGTTCTACTCTGGCGTTAGTAGCAATTCCACTGGTACTAAAAGCAGGAGAAGCGGCTAATCTCTCACAGGAAATTGTTATGTCTTGGTTATTTAGTATTTACTTCTTTGGATCAATTGTAGGTTTGATTTTGGCTTTAGGATATCAGCAGCCGATTGCTGGTGCCTGGTCGATCCCAGGAATATTTGCTGTAACCCAAGTAATGCATAACTTTAGTATTAATGAAGCTGTAGGAGCCTTTTTAGTATCAGGTGCAATCGTATTATTTTTAGGCGTGACGGGTTTAATTAAGAAGGCAGTAAATTATATACCGGACTCAATTATGATGGCTATGGTTGCCGGAGTTCTATTTAGTTGGGCTTTAGGTATTGTTGATGCTTTTAAGTCTGCTCCCTGGATATGTTTAGTTGGAGCTATTGGGTTCTGGGTTTCCAAAAAAGTATTAAGTAGAATTCCACCAGTGTTAGGTACTTTTGTTTTCGGAATAGTTATGGCTGGAATTTTAGGTCAACTCAATTATAGTGAGATTAATATTGGAGTTGCTAATCCGATCTTTTTTAAACCAACGTTTACTATGCAGGCTATTATGTCGATTAGTATTCCTTTAGCAATGTTAGTTATTGGAGCGGAGAATATGCAGGCCTATGGGGTATTAAAGGCTGAAGAGTATGATGCTCCAATAAATGCTATGACTATTGCCAGCGGTATTGGAGGATTGATTGCTCCTTGGATGGGTGGACATAATGCTAATATAGCCGGTCCGATGACAGGTATCTGTGCCGATAAGGTAGCAGGAGATAAGGATGGGCGTTATGTTGCAGGGGTAGCTAATGGAGCTTCATTTGCTTTATTCGGTCTCTTTGCACCTCTATCTTTGTCAATGATTGACTTATTACCGGGGGCATTAGTTAGCTTGTTAGTTGGCTTAGTGTTGATGGGTATTATTAATAGTGCATTACAGACAGCCTTTGGCGACGATAAATTCCTCATCGGTTCCTTTACTGCTTTAGTTATAGCAATTTCTGGTGTTTCAATGTTGAAAATTGGAGCAGCTTTCTGGGCACTAGTAATCGGTACTCTCGTTTCTTTCATGTTCGAAAGAGAGGACTTCAATGCAATGAGATTGGAGTCTGAAGATGGAGAAGAAAAAGCTGCAGAAAGTGTATAATTCTTCTATGAGTTATCTTTACGCATAGTGTAACTATTGAAGTTTACGTGTAGCACTCTATTTATAGGAAGGAAGCTATTATTATAGAGTATAAAGCTATTATTATAGAGTATAAAGCTATTATTATAGAGTATAAAGCTATAACTTAAAAGAAAAGTTACTGCAATAAACCAGAAATGATATATATTAGGAGACATTAGTCTTCCTCCCTTCCTTTCCCTTTCTTAATAGTAGTGTATTTTAGTGATTTTTTTATTCTAGTCGTTATTTGATATTAAGTATAACGGTTAAGATACTTTTTGAAAAAATATGAGTATTGAGAACAGGAGGTGGAAAATTATGTTTTTAGAGGTGAACTTAGAAAAAGAGATGAAGGATTTTAATATTTCTCAAAAGTTTACTGTAAATAATGAGATTTTAATTTTATTTGGTCCTTCAGGAGCAGGTAAAACTACTATTTTAGATTGTGTTGCAGGCTTGCAAACTCCTGATAAAGGTGCAATTAAATTAAATGGAGAATATTTGTTTTCAACTAAAAAGAAAATTAACTTGCCACCATTTAAAAGAGAGATAGGTTATATTTTTCAAGAGCATGCTCTGTTTCCTCATCTAAATGTTAAGGAGAATATAAAGTATAGTTTAGATGGATGTAAAAGTGGAAAAGGATATAGATTTAGTGTAAAAGAGGTTTTGGATATGTGTCGAATTACTCACTTGCAGAAGCGATTGCCTTCTCAATTGTCTGGTGGGGAAAAGCAAAGGGTAGCTTTGGCCCGGGCACTAATGAGGGAACCATCTTTATTATTATTAGATGAACCATTGTCAGCTTTAGATTATGAATTAAGAAAACATCTGCAATCTGAAATTAAAAATCTTCATAAGAAATGGCAGATTCCTTTTATTTATGTTACTCATAATCGAGACGAAGCTGAATTTTTAGGCGATAGAATTTTACAAATTAATCATGGTAGTTTAAGAAAAATAAGGGCCGTATAATAGGAATTATTGGTTATCATCTGTTAATGGTACAATTGATGAGTTATTAAATTTGTTTAATAGAAAGGTGTGATTATTAATGGAAATTAAAGAGATACCAGTTGAAGAGGCAGTTGGTAGAGTAGTAGCTCATGATATGACTCAGATTATCCCTCAAGAATTTAAAGGGGCTAGATTTCAAAAAGGGGATGTGATTGACAGTAAGGATATATCTACTTTAAAGGATATGGGAAAAGAGCATATATATGTCCTTTCTTTAGATGAAGGAACTATTCATGAAGATGATGCAGCTTGTCAAATTGCTAAGAAAGTAGTTGGTAAAAATATTGTTTTATCAGAAGCAAATGAGGGTAAAATTAACCTCAAGGCAGAGCAAAAAGGTATTCTTAAGGTAGATAAGGATTTGCTTTTAGATGTTAACAGTATTGATGAAATTCTTATTACTTCTAGTCATGATAACATTTTTTTACAGGCAGGAGATTCATTAGCTGGAGTAAGAATTAATCCTTTAACAATTGAAGAGAGGAAGCTGAAACAATTTGAAGCTATTTTAGGTGACCAAAACCTTTTTGGGATAGAACCCTTTGTTGACAAGAAAGTAGGTGTAGTAGTTACTGGAAATGAGGTCTATAGTGGACGAATTGAAGATGAATTTGTGCCAACCTTACAGAGAAAGTTTAAACGTTGGGGGGGCGAGTTGTTAGATTCAATTATTGTCCCTGATGAAGTAGATGAGATTACAGAGGCATTGTCTAACTTAA from the Acetohalobium arabaticum DSM 5501 genome contains:
- a CDS encoding molybdopterin-binding protein, producing the protein MEIKEIPVEEAVGRVVAHDMTQIIPQEFKGARFQKGDVIDSKDISTLKDMGKEHIYVLSLDEGTIHEDDAACQIAKKVVGKNIVLSEANEGKINLKAEQKGILKVDKDLLLDVNSIDEILITSSHDNIFLQAGDSLAGVRINPLTIEERKLKQFEAILGDQNLFGIEPFVDKKVGVVVTGNEVYSGRIEDEFVPTLQRKFKRWGGELLDSIIVPDEVDEITEALSNLKESGAEVLITGGGMSVDPDDLTPKGIRNTGAEIVKYGVPVLPGNKLMLAYWDGIPVLGLPACVIFEEITVFDLIYPRLLTGEEFTRNDLIELSYGGYCYHCDVCQFPQCSFGKI